A genome region from Pygocentrus nattereri isolate fPygNat1 chromosome 6, fPygNat1.pri, whole genome shotgun sequence includes the following:
- the rnaseh2b gene encoding ribonuclease H2 subunit B, whose product MTTKKKRSPRTASDGWVLIAADSALETAKLHDGDPNFVKLRNPATGAASQYLFSSGDERVYEVKAFAEDFHSWFIDQTVQRDGRLLYVTPVDPVFLLLPYLQRGGAEGKFQPLQHMVMDEDYPGCTRLLKCTQALESVHHVADEKVVGDQKFHRYNQEKTLEWLKKKVLNTESAVKKSDLSVGGGVKSTTYVRVKRETDAAEEDYLRYAHGLISEYLSEELSKDLHKHLQLPEISSPKEVEPPSKKRKLSDKPVEAGEDYTKFNSADFVRKPPKKMTAAQKSLAKVDKTGMKSMSDFFSPKVKQEKN is encoded by the exons ATGACGACTAAGAAGAAGCGCTCGCCGCGCACCGCCAGCGACGGCTGGGTGCTCATCGCGGCAG ACTCGGCATTGGAAACAGCGAAGCTACATGACGGGGACCCCAACTTTGTTAAACTCAGGAACCCAGCAACAG GTGCTGCCTCTCAGTACCTTTTCAGCAGTGGAGATGAGCGTGTGTATGAGGTGAAGGCCTTCGCTGAAGACTTCCACTCCTGGTTTATTGACCAGACAGTCCAGAGAG ATGGCAGGCTGCTGTATGTGACCCCTGTCGATCCAGTGTTTCTGTTGTTGCCGTACCTGCAGCGTGGTGGAGCGGAG GGGAAGTTCCAGCCGCTGCAGCACATGGTGATGGATGAAGATTACCCAGGATGCACGCGGCTGCTGAAATGCACACAGGCTTTGGAGTCGGTTCACCATGTGGCAGATGAGAAAG TGGTTGGTGATCAGAAATTTCACAGATATAACCAGGAGAAGACCCTGGAGTGGCTGAAGAAAAAG GTTCTGAATACAGAGAGTGCAGTCAAGAAGAGTGATCTTTCTGTAGGTGGAGGAGTGAAGTCCACTACATATGTCCGAGTCAAACGGGAAACGGATGCCGCTGAAG AAGACTACTTGCGATACGCTCATGGGCTCATCTCGGAGTACCTCAGTGAAGAACTGAGCAAAGACTTACACAAGCACCTGCA GTTACCTGAAATATCCAGCCCAAAGGAGGTGGAGCCTCCTTCAAAG AAAAGGAAACTGTCCGATAAACCCGTGGAAGCAGGCGAAGACTACACCAAGTTCAACAGTGCTGACTTCGTCCGAAAA CCGCCTAAGAAGATGACGGCAGCTCAAAAGTCTCTGGCCAAAGTGGACAAGACGGGCATGAAGAGCATGTCTGATTTCTTTAGTCCAAAAGTCAAGCAGGAAAAGaactga